In the genome of Pseudomonas sp. B33.4, the window TGGCAGGGCTGCAAACGGCGCAGTATACCCGCGGCTGAAACGCTTCGCTCAACCGCGGATCGACATTAACCTTCGAGCGAGCCACCGGCCAGCGCGCAGAGCTGGATCGGGTCGAGGATGTGAATCTCCTTGCCCTCGGCGGCGATCAGCTCGTTTTGCTGGAAGCGCGTGAACACGCGAGACACGGTTTCCACGGCCAGGCCGAGGTAGTTGCCGATTTCGTTACGCGACATTGCCAGACGGAACTGGTTGGCCGAGAAGCCGCGGGCGCGGAAGCGTGCGGACAGGTTGACCAGGAACGTGGCGATGCGCTCGTCGGCGGTTTTCTTCGACAGCAACAGCATCATTTGCTGGTCATCGCGGATTTCACGGCTCATCACGCGCATCAACTGGCGGCGCAACTGCGGCAGTTGCAGGGCCAGTTCGTCGAGGCGTTCAAAGG includes:
- the fnr gene encoding fumarate/nitrate reduction transcriptional regulator Fnr, with product MSEPVKLRAHNQAHCKDCSLAPLCLPLSLNLEDMDALDEIVKRGRPLKKGEFLFRQGDTFDSVYAVRSGALKTFSLSDSGEEQLTGFHLPSELVGLSGMDTEKHPVSAQALETTSVCEIPFERLDELALQLPQLRRQLMRVMSREIRDDQQMMLLLSKKTADERIATFLVNLSARFRARGFSANQFRLAMSRNEIGNYLGLAVETVSRVFTRFQQNELIAAEGKEIHILDPIQLCALAGGSLEG